Proteins from a genomic interval of Zingiber officinale cultivar Zhangliang chromosome 1B, Zo_v1.1, whole genome shotgun sequence:
- the LOC122038278 gene encoding aquaporin SIP1-2-like, translating into MSKERSLILILQAVIVSSREVGRYIVSSSLIFFIVFVFNAITDAMGGPSFNPTGNVALYAARFGDDTLISMAICFLAQAVGVIGGLLALYEVMSSEYKNLLVEPYLKVDLHTGAIAEGVLTFVITVVVLCIIFKGPWSALVKTLMITICTLGVIIVGNDYTGSSMYPANVSPIHIESGNADAPKVLVSFRVFTYSVNAGYDHAFKEWNGYSTYMNEDGMQV; encoded by the exons atgTCAAAGGAAAGGTCTTTGATCCTAATCTTACAGGCTGTAATAGTCAGTAGCAGA gaggtgggtcgttacatcgtCTCCAGTTccctcatattcttcattgtttTTGTCTTCAATGCCATCACCGACGCCATGGGTGGCCCCAGCTTTAACCCCACCGGCAACGTCGCGCTCTACGCGGCGAGATTCGGAGATGACACCCTCATCTCCATGGCCATCTGCTTCCTTGCCCAA GCAGTCGGGGTGATCGGTGGGCTCTTGGCCCTCTATGAGGTAATGTCATCGGAGTACAAGAACTTGCTAGTCGAGCCTTATTTGAAGGTGGATTTGCATACGGGGGCCATCGCCGAGGGTGTTCTCACATTCGTCATCACTGTGGTCGTGCTTTGTATCATTTTCAAGGGGCCTTGGAGCGCATTAGTGAAGACATTGATGATCACCATCTGCACCCTTGGGGTCATTATTGTCGGAAATGATTACACTGGGTCGTCCATGTATCCTGCAAAT gtttctcCCATCCATATTGAATCAGGTAATGCTGATGCACCAAAGGTATTGGTTTCCTTCAGAGTGTTCACCTATTCTGTGAATGCTG GATATGATCATGCTTTCAAAGAGTGGAATGGTTACTCCACATACATGAATGAAGATGGCATGCAGGTGTGA